In Ostrea edulis chromosome 6, xbOstEdul1.1, whole genome shotgun sequence, a single window of DNA contains:
- the LOC130047252 gene encoding uncharacterized protein LOC130047252: protein MSKRSTTDFLADCQEQSMDDSVLYEPSNHAALTTISAQPNRPEIPNITDTFNLFKTYLHTKLENLKDQLSADTSSASIVSSIIAKLTRRNKLIRIADKSPAGWTTVREYESDDLASDDEKRMRQAKSRALRALKEKRRYQPYKKPSATAPTPATSTDRRPDSTPYQQSFRGYTKQRKQPSPYDICYNCRKYGHWKSQCSAPPAQSSNQSASSYK, encoded by the exons ATGTCGAAGCGGTCTACGACAGATTTCTTAGCAGATTGTCAAGAGCAGTCAATGGATGATTCGGTGTTATACGAGCCCTCAAATCACGCAGCATTAACTACAATTTCTGCACAACCTAACAGACCCGAGATTCCGAATATCACGGACACCTTCAATTTGTTTAAAACCTATCTGCACACAAAGTTGGAAAACCTGAAGGACCAATTATCAGCCG ATACATCTTCTGCCAGTATTGTTTCTTCCATTATCGCCAAGCTAACGAGAAGAAATAAGCTCATTAGAATTGCTGACAAGTCCCCAGCTGGCTGGACCACAGTGCGAGAATATGAGAGTGACGACCTTGCCTCTGACGATGAGAAGCGAATGCGCCAAGCGAAAAGTCGTGCATTGCGTGCACTCAAGGAGAAGCGTCGCTACCAGCCCTACAAGAAACCTTCTGCTACTGCTCCCACTCCAGCTACTTCCACTGATCGCAGGCCTGATTCTACGCCCTACCAGCAGTCCTTTCGTGGCTacacaaaacaaagaaaacaaccCTCGCCGTACGACATTTGTTACAATTGCCGAAAGTACGGGCACTGGAAATCCCAATGTAGTGCTCCACCAGCTCAATCAAGCAACCAAAGTGCAAGCTCATACAAGTAG